From Hyphomicrobiales bacterium, the proteins below share one genomic window:
- a CDS encoding urease accessory protein UreD, with product MNIAENPASFQQQSRHQRVSASASISFHHRDTQTRLDTLYQQGSAKIRFPKNYDDQLEAVLINTAGGLTGGDQIDWDLHLKPNSNVVVTTQACEKAYKASADSAHVTTTMRLDQNSVLHWLPQETILYDRSSLKRRFDVELEASATLFAVECLQLGRDAMGETIEHLTFHDRWRIEQDGKLIFADDLRLSDHEASNAKLGNNHALASLVLISPLDTEQLNGLAEKLREICPAEMSGFSVSGSRLTGRILAQDSYLLRQALTPILKEIRGRELPRVWRI from the coding sequence TTGAATATTGCAGAAAATCCGGCAAGCTTCCAACAACAATCACGCCATCAGCGCGTTTCGGCATCCGCATCGATTTCATTTCATCATCGTGACACGCAAACGAGATTGGACACCTTGTATCAACAAGGAAGTGCCAAAATTCGATTTCCAAAAAACTATGATGACCAACTGGAAGCCGTTCTCATCAATACAGCTGGCGGCCTTACTGGTGGCGATCAAATTGATTGGGATTTACACCTAAAACCAAATTCAAATGTCGTGGTAACGACACAAGCCTGCGAGAAGGCTTATAAAGCCTCCGCAGATAGCGCTCATGTCACCACAACCATGCGGCTTGATCAAAACAGTGTTCTACATTGGTTGCCGCAAGAAACGATTTTGTATGATCGCTCATCGTTGAAAAGACGCTTTGATGTGGAGCTGGAAGCATCGGCAACACTGTTTGCTGTTGAGTGTCTTCAACTGGGCCGTGACGCCATGGGGGAGACAATCGAGCATCTTACCTTCCATGATCGCTGGCGCATCGAACAGGATGGAAAGCTCATCTTCGCTGATGATCTGCGTTTGAGCGACCATGAAGCATCCAATGCAAAATTGGGAAACAACCATGCTCTTGCAAGCTTGGTGCTTATCTCCCCGCTCGACACTGAACAACTCAATGGGCTGGCGGAAAAACTTCGCGAAATATGCCCTGCGGAAATGTCCGGCTTTAGTGTCTCAGGCAGCAGATTAACAGGGCGCATCTTGGCGCAAGATAGCTATCTGCTCAGACAAGCCCTCACCCCCATTTTAAAAGAAATTCGTGGCCGTGAATTGCCGCGTGTTTGGAGGATTTAA
- a CDS encoding urease subunit gamma, translated as MHLTPREKDKLLIAMAAEVARKRLARGVVLNHPEAIALITDFVVEGARDGRSVADLMEAGAHVITRDQVMEGIAEMIHDIQVEATFPDGVKLVTVHEPIR; from the coding sequence ATGCATCTTACCCCCCGTGAAAAAGATAAACTGCTAATCGCCATGGCAGCAGAAGTTGCCAGAAAGAGGCTTGCGCGTGGCGTGGTGCTCAACCACCCTGAAGCCATCGCGCTGATTACAGATTTTGTGGTTGAAGGCGCGCGGGATGGGCGTTCGGTTGCTGACCTCATGGAGGCTGGCGCCCATGTCATTACCCGTGATCAAGTCATGGAAGGCATCGCAGAAATGATCCACGACATACAGGTTGAAGCGACGTTCCCTGATGGCGTGAAGCTTGTCACCGTGCACGAGCCAATTAGATAG
- a CDS encoding urease subunit beta — protein MIPGEIITQDGDITLNDGASTVTLKVSNTGDRPVQVGSHYHFYETNEGLSFDREKARGMRLNIAAGTAVRFEPGQARDVTLVPLAGSRRVFGFNQKVMGDL, from the coding sequence ATGATCCCTGGAGAAATCATCACCCAAGACGGTGACATCACCTTAAACGACGGCGCATCGACTGTGACGTTGAAAGTGTCAAACACTGGTGATCGGCCCGTGCAAGTGGGTAGCCACTATCATTTTTATGAGACTAATGAAGGCCTCTCGTTTGATCGCGAGAAAGCACGTGGCATGCGGTTGAATATTGCGGCTGGAACGGCTGTTCGGTTCGAACCGGGCCAAGCGCGCGATGTAACGTTAGTGCCTCTTGCGGGAAGCCGTAGAGTGTTTGGCTTCAATCAAAAAGTTATGGGAGACCTATAA